ACAGGCCGAGAAAAATGGTAGCGTACACGGCCTTGAAGAGCGGCTCAGCCCGCCGCCGGCCTTGATCACCTTCCAACAGTGCGAGCGCCCGCTTGAAATCCACGTCCGCCACCAGGATGCCCAGGAGATGGTTGTCCCGGTCGCGTACCGGCACAGCGGCGGTAAGGCAGATTTCGCCGGTGGCCGAGGACAGGTAGGGGGCGGTCAGGGTGCCGCCATTGTCCGGCAAATGCCGGAAGTAGCCACGATAACTGCGGTCCGTACCCTTGCCCGCGGTGTTGAGCCGCTTGCCGTGTCGGGGATTGACCACATTGTCGCAGATCTGCCGGCCCTCGCCGTCGAGGGCGTAGCACAGATCGAAGAAGGGGTACTTGTGGATCAGGCATTTCAGCGTGCGTTCAAGCACGGCGTCGTCAGCAAAAAGTTCGGGTCGCCCGACGCCTTCCAGCAGAGCCACCAGGAAGGCCGAGAGATCCGGTCGGACCTCGTAATAGCGTTCAAAGGAATTCATAATGCATAGCGCCTCCGGATGAAAATGGAAAACCCCTTTCAGGGAACGCGCCCGAGGCGTTTGGTTCCGTGCCCGTCGATGTATGAAAGTGGCCCGCACATCTCCAACACGCAGGTGCCCGCCGTCGCTCAGCAGCGGATTTTCGGGTTGGAGTCCCGGCGCAGCAATTCCGGTCGATGCAGGGCGTCGACCCCGCTCAGGAGCTGCTTGGCGATGCCTGGCACCTCCAGGCTGTCAAACCCGGGCGACTGTCACCGCGCCCCAGGTGGTGCGCCAGCGCTGCTTGATCGCGGACAAGCCGATCAGGGCCACCGCGGCCAGGACGGCGAACACCAGAAAACCGGCCTGGTAAGTGCCGGTCCACTGTTTGGACAGGCCTAGACTGGAAGCCAAGTAAAAGCCGCCCACGCCGCCGGCCATGCCCACCAGGCCCGTCATCACGCCGATCTCGCGTTCGAAGCGCTGCGGCACCAGCTGGAATACCGAACCGTTGCCCATGCCGAGCGCCAACATGGCGACCACGAAAGCCGCCAGCGCCAGCCAGCGGCTGGGCAGGCCGATGCTGACCAGGGCCAGCATCAATCCCGCGATGATGTACACGAAGCTCAGGGTACGCACGCCGCCGATG
Above is a window of Thermithiobacillus tepidarius DSM 3134 DNA encoding:
- a CDS encoding PDC sensor domain-containing protein, with protein sequence MNSFERYYEVRPDLSAFLVALLEGVGRPELFADDAVLERTLKCLIHKYPFFDLCYALDGEGRQICDNVVNPRHGKRLNTAGKGTDRSYRGYFRHLPDNGGTLTAPYLSSATGEICLTAAVPVRDRDNHLLGILVADVDFKRALALLEGDQGRRRAEPLFKAVYATIFLGLFIISLSLGYHGFMTLGLLWSNNSMVTSYVAPFQATILLTLALAIFDLAKTIFEEEVLIHKDVHRHSTTRRTLTRFIAAILIAISIEALMLVFKFAIDKPDHLHEAAWLIFAVVGLLLGLGVYVYLGARAEIMLLHQRDSLRRRNRQD